From the Cyanobium sp. M30B3 genome, the window CGGCGCGCACGGCCGCGGCCAACCGGGGCTCCACGCGGCTGAGCAGCGACTCCATCGGCTGGTACCTCAGCACGATCGGCCGGGTGCCCCTGCTCACTCCCGCCGAGGAGATCGAGCTGGCGCATCACGTTCAGGCTGGCAAGAAACTGCACGAACTGCCGGCCGACAGCCTCACCCCCCAGCAACGGCGCAAGCTGCGCATGGCCCAGCGCGCCCGTGACCGGATGATGGCCGCGAACCTGCGCCTCGTGGTGAGCGTGGCGAAGAAATACCAGAACCAGGGCCTGGAGCTGCTGGATCTGGTGCAGGAGGGGGCGATCGGCCTCGAGCGCGCCGTCGACAAGTTCGATCCGGCCATGGGCTACAAGTTCTCCACCTACGCCTACTGGTGGATCCGCCAGGGCATGACCCGGGCCATCGACAACAGCGCCCGCACCATCCGCCTGCCGATCCACGTGAGCGAGAAGCTCTCCAAGATCCGGCGCGTCACCCGCGAGCTCTCGCACCGCCTCGGCCGCCAGCCCAACCGGCTGGAGCTGGCCCATGCCCTGGACATGCGGCCCGAGGAGCTGGAGGAGCTGATGACCCAGAGCGCCCCCTGCGCCTCCCT encodes:
- a CDS encoding sigma-70 family RNA polymerase sigma factor, with product MDRRGRFNQSASTARTAAANRGSTRLSSDSIGWYLSTIGRVPLLTPAEEIELAHHVQAGKKLHELPADSLTPQQRRKLRMAQRARDRMMAANLRLVVSVAKKYQNQGLELLDLVQEGAIGLERAVDKFDPAMGYKFSTYAYWWIRQGMTRAIDNSARTIRLPIHVSEKLSKIRRVTRELSHRLGRQPNRLELAHALDMRPEELEELMTQSAPCASLDAHARGDEDRSTLGELIADPASGEHFDSMDRLLQKEHLGSWLSQLNEREQTILKLRFGLEGHEPLTLAEIGRLIHVSRERVRQLEAKAIMRLRLLSNLHQAA